The Verrucomicrobiota bacterium genome contains the following window.
CACGATTTGTGCGTGCCTGGAGTTGCTGCAAGGCGGGTAAGGCTGACGCGGCATTGGTGCCGAATTCACCAAGTGAGCGTATCGCATACCAGACAACTGACGGGTCAGGGTCCGCTAACACCTTGATCAGTGCGGGAATAGTCTTTTCAGGGTCACTTTTGATTCTCTCTAACGCCGAGACCGCCCACAAACGAACGGTTTCATCTTGATCGCTAAGCAATGAGGTCAGGCTGGGCACCGCGAACGACGCATTGGTCCCATGCCATCCGATCCCCCTGGCAACTTCTCCTCGAATCACACTGTTGGTGTGGCGCAAGGCCTGCAATAACTGAGGGTAGGCATCAGGTCCAATGCCTACTAGGAGGACAACGACACGGAAGGCCTGGTTGGTGTTCTCCAATCGAGCCACTAATTGCGGGATGGCGGGTTTGGCGATTGCCCCCAGCAGGGTGAACGCGGCTTCGGCCTGCATTCTGCTTCGCTCCGGCTCCGGTCCAATCGGGATTTTAACGTAATTCTGGCGGCGATTGATCTTTCGGATCCATTTATGGACGCTGGATTCCTCCGCGTCCAGCATGGTCAGCAATTCCGGCAGGGCATTGGTGCCCATGGCTCGCACGGCCTCCGCGACTTGCACCGTGTTTGAATTCGATCTGAGGCTGGTCTCGAAAGTGGTGTTTTGATTAATCATCTCCACCCACTCACTCAAGCTCTTCCCCTGATAACTGGGCTCGGCGGTCTTGATTCGGTAGCCGATCAACGCCACGACGAGGGCGAGCAGCGCGCTTGCGCCCAGCCATGCTTTCGTCGTGGTTTTCATGCGCGGTATTCTGCCCCGGAATCACCCCGTTGACCACCAAAAACGCGCAACAATATACGTAGCAGACGACGTCAGGAGTCTCAAACCGGAAGGCGCGGGAAAATTTGGAGTGCGGTGGCAACCGAAGGGGGTAAAGGGGGCGCAGGGCGACACCGCTTTGGATTTGCCCCGTCCACGGGAGAGAGCGCGCGAGGCGACGGAGCCTCCCCAATGGTGACCTGCGGTGTTCCTGCGTTCATCGGGGCGGGAAAATCAAAGCGTTGCCTGCGCGCCAATCCAAAGCGGCGTCGCGGCCCCCGTCACCCCGCCTTGCCGCCGCACTCCAAAAAGTCCGGGTGCGTTGCCCGTCTCCGTAGCAGGCAACGCAACGAGTCTCCAACCTTGGCTGTGGCGCTT
Protein-coding sequences here:
- a CDS encoding HEAT repeat domain-containing protein; amino-acid sequence: MKTTTKAWLGASALLALVVALIGYRIKTAEPSYQGKSLSEWVEMINQNTTFETSLRSNSNTVQVAEAVRAMGTNALPELLTMLDAEESSVHKWIRKINRRQNYVKIPIGPEPERSRMQAEAAFTLLGAIAKPAIPQLVARLENTNQAFRVVVLLVGIGPDAYPQLLQALRHTNSVIRGEVARGIGWHGTNASFAVPSLTSLLSDQDETVRLWAVSALERIKSDPEKTIPALIKVLADPDPSVVWYAIRSLGEFGTNAASALPALQQLQARTNRDKDLSDLIKEAIERISPPPPPARH